Proteins encoded in a region of the Sugiyamaella lignohabitans strain CBS 10342 chromosome B, complete sequence genome:
- the MAS2 gene encoding Mas2p (Larger subunit of the mitochondrial processing protease (MPP); essential processing enzyme that cleaves the N-terminal targeting sequences from mitochondrially imported proteins; GO_component: GO:0005759 - mitochondrial matrix [Evidence IEA]; GO_component: GO:0017087 - mitochondrial processing peptidase complex [Evidence IDA] [PMID 2905264]; GO_component: GO:0005739 - mitochondrion [Evidence IEA]; GO_component: GO:0005739 - mitochondrion [Evidence IDA] [PMID 16823961]; GO_function: GO:0003824 - catalytic activity [Evidence IEA]; GO_function: GO:0016787 - hydrolase activity [Evidence IEA]; GO_function: GO:0046872 - metal ion binding [Evidence IEA]; GO_function: GO:0004222 - metalloendopeptidase activity [Evidence IEA]; GO_function: GO:0004222 - metalloendopeptidase activity [Evidence IDA] [PMID 2905264]; GO_function: GO:0008237 - metallopeptidase activity [Evidence IEA]; GO_function: GO:0008233 - peptidase activity [Evidence IEA]; GO_process: GO:0006627 - protein processing involved in protein targeting to mitochondrion [Evidence IMP] [PMID 3061808]; GO_process: GO:0006508 - proteolysis [Evidence IEA,IEA]), which produces MMRSSRRLLDGAKRPKVSRIGQLGSLPSLTRKISTTTSADFALTTLPNGVRVTTNPIPGHFSAMGLYIHAGSRFESEKFSGVSHIIDRLAFKSTTSRSSQQMEEHLQELGGNYMCASSRETLMYQASVFHDHSDQMFEALADTVKNPLITDEEVAQQLDTAAYEIYEIWQKPELILPEVAHMTAFKGGLGNPLLCPEDRLSVIDAKLIREYRDTFYQPDRIVASFVGVPHEKAVELATKHLGDLKSNPKAASSIDNQPSIYTGGEQILPLPEPIGNLPQFYQLHVLYRGVSIADDDVYALACLQTLLGGGGSFSAGGPGKGMYSRLYTDVLNCYGYIESCLGINHSYSDDGLFGISASCIPNAAPYLSQVIGLQLSLLMTKGQGALNYTEVERAKKQLRSSVLMNLESKMVELEDLGRQIQLNNKKVPVAEMVEKIDALTAEDLRRVAERVLTSSPPTLVMQGASREAFGDVQDTLKRYGLGGEIKETEPAKTSWWKR; this is translated from the coding sequence ATGATGAGGTCATCCAGACGCCTGTTGGATGGCGCCAAAAGACCCAAGGTCTCTAGAATTGGCCAGTTGGGATCTCTACCATCTTTGACTAGAAAGATTAGTACTACAACATCAGCGGATTTCGCTTTGACGACCCTTCCAAATGGCGTCAGAGTGACCACCAACCCCATTCCAGGCCATTTCTCAGCCATGGGTCTTTATATTCATGCTGGCTCAAGATTCGAATCAGAAAAGTTCTCTGGAGTGTCTCATATTATAGATAGATTGGCATTTAAATCGACTACATCTCGCAGTTCACAACAAATGGAGGAACATTTGCAGGAGTTGGGAGGCAACTACATGTGTGCCTCTTCAAGAGAAACTCTTATGTATCAAGCTTCAGTATTTCATGATCATTCGGATCAGATGTTTGAAGCGCTTGCTGATACAGTCAAGAATCCCCTAATTACAGATGAGGAAGTGGCACAACAGCTAGACACGGCAGCTTATGAAATCTATGAGATTTGGCAGAAACCAGAATTGATTCTTCCAGAAGTTGCTCATATGACTGCATTTAAAGGTGGTTTGGGAAACCCATTACTATGTCCCGAAGACAGATTGTCAGTGATAGATGCAAAGTTGATTCGCGAGTATCGAGATACTTTTTATCAACCAGATAGAATAGTTGCCTCATTTGTAGGCGTTCCTCATGAAAAGGCCGTAGAGCTCGCTACCAAACACTTGGGAGATTTAAAATCCAACCCTAAGGCTGCTAGCTCTATTGATAATCAACCATCTATTTATACAGGAGGAGAACAGATTCTGCCACTTCCTGAACCAATTGGCAATCTGCCtcaattttatcaattacACGTTCTGTATCGTGGCGTATCTATCGCAGACGATGATGTCTACGCTCTAGCATGTTTGCAAACCCTGcttggtggtggaggttcTTTCTCAGCCGGTGGTCCTGGCAAGGGAATGTATTCTCGTCTGTACACAGATGTGTTGAACTGCTATGGATACATTGAGAGCTGTCTTGGAATCAACCATTCCTACTCAGACGACGGCTTATTCGGCATTTCTGCTTCCTGTATTCCAAATGCTGCACCCTACCTCTCCCAAGTTATCGGACTTCAACTGTCACTTCTTATGACTAAAGGACAAGGTGCTCTGAACTATACAGAGGTCGAGAGAGCCAAGAAGCAGTTACGTAGCTCTGTTCTGATGAACCTCGAGTCTAAGATGGTTGAGCTTGAAGATCTTGGCCGCCAGATTCaactcaacaacaaaaaagtgCCTGTTGCCGAGATGGTGGAAAAAATCGATGCGCTGACGGCCGAAGACCTTCGTCGTGTTGCCGAGCGCGTGCTCACTTCGAGCCCACCTACCCTCGTCATGCAAGGAGCTTCACGAGAGGCGTTCGGCGATGTCCAAGATACCCTCAAACGCTACGGTCTTGGCGGCGAGATCAAGGAAACCGAGCCTGCTAAGACTTCCTGGTGGAAAAGATAG
- the SEC62 gene encoding Sec63 complex subunit SEC62, protein MKMRLGVWYASMGLLGLLGCFFLIAIVRLILFVITYFILPKGFWLFPNLFEDVGFFESFVPLYSWSGDKVVAPSIAAAAKAKKRKQLKKKRKQEEEKEKKKQLDEQLAKMAKAGGVTAAQAQAAQAAQAAQAGQPGQQPGLPQTLPQGAGIPNPGGPFAQLTPDLAKLSPEQQAVLAARIREIAARVERRRAEYVQSGQPIPQTPQAIQALNAKFFQEESNKFRMDMMRAAAQMQQQQQQSSSAAPSEPSSDATPETTAPQTTQPEVAVEDTNKST, encoded by the coding sequence ATGAAAATGAGACTTGGTGTTTGGTATGCTTCTATGGGTCTTTTAGGACTTCTTGGTTGTTTTTTCCTAATTGCCATTGTTCGACTGATCCTTTTTGTCATCACATACTTTATTCTTCCTAAAGGCTTCTGGCTTTTCCCTAATCTGTTTGAAGATGTTGGCTTCTTCGAGAGTTTTGTACCTCTTTACTCGTGGTCAGGCGACAAAGTTGTCGCTCCCAGTATcgcagcagctgctaaagCCAAGAAGCGCAAGcaactgaaaaagaagagaaagcaagaagaagaaaaggaaaagaagaagcagttgGACGAACAGCTTGCTAAAATGGCCAAAGCAGGAGGAGTCACTGCTGCTCAAGCACAAGCTGCTCAAGCTGCACAGGCTGCTCAAGCTGGACAACCAGGCCAACAGCCTGGTTTACCCCAGACTCTTCCACAAGGTGCCGGTATTCCCAATCCAGGAGGACCATTTGCCCAACTCACACCAGACCTCGCCAAGTTATCTCCAGAACAGCAGGCTGTTCTCGCAGCTCGTATTCGTGAAATCGCCGCTCGTGTCGAGCGTCGCCGAGCAGAGTACGTTCAATCTGGACAGCCCATTCCACAAACTCCCCAGGCCATCCAAGCCCTCAACGCCAAATTCTTCCAGGAAGAATCAAACAAGTTCAGAATGGACATGATGCGAGCTGCTGCCCAAatgcaacaacagcaacaacaatcatCCTCAGCTGCTCCCTCTGAACCTTCCTCAGATGCCACTCCAGAGACCACAGCTCCCCAGACCACACAACCCGAGGTAGCTGTGGAGGATACGAACAAAAGTACATAG
- the FMP41 gene encoding Fmp41p (hypothetical protein; GFP-fusion protein is induced in response to the DNA-damaging agent MMS; the authentic, non-tagged protein is detected in highly purified mitochondria in high-throughput studies; GO_component: GO:0005739 - mitochondrion [Evidence IEA,IEA]; GO_component: GO:0005739 - mitochondrion [Evidence IDA] [PMID 14562095]; GO_component: GO:0005739 - mitochondrion [Evidence IDA] [PMID 14576278]; GO_component: GO:0005739 - mitochondrion [Evidence IDA] [PMID 16823961]; GO_function: GO:0003824 - catalytic activity [Evidence IEA]; GO_function: GO:0016787 - hydrolase activity [Evidence IEA]; GO_function: GO:0046872 - metal ion binding [Evidence IEA]; GO_function: GO:0003674 - molecular_function [Evidence ND]; GO_process: GO:0008150 - biological_process [Evidence ND]; GO_process: GO:0008152 - metabolic process [Evidence IEA]; GO_process: GO:0006950 - response to stress [Evidence IEA]), giving the protein MPIPKYPVLFYKPKTALSATGDDIVVPTPALIKNQTDYECELVVVIGRECKDITPEQAYDYILGYAVGNDVSHRDWQLNRGSQWNLGKMFDGFAPFGPAIVSKEVTGTPDSLQIYAKLNGDNLVQNESTGDMIFNVPAAVSFLSQGTTLLPGDVIFMGTPSGVGMGRSPPVWLKNGDVVEVGLSKVGSIVNKVVFEDQRAKL; this is encoded by the coding sequence ATGCCCATTCCAAAGTACCCTGTCCTTTTCTACAAGCCCAAGACTGCATTGAGTGCTACTGGTGACGATATTGTAGTTCCCACACCTGCATTGATCAAAAACCAAACAGACTACGAATGTGAGTTGGTTGTAGTCATTGGTCGCGAATGTAAAGACATTACCCCCGAACAAGCCTATGATTATATTTTAGGATATGCCGTTGGCAACGACGTTTCTCACCGTGACTGGCAATTGAACAGAGGAAGTCAATGGAACCTCGGCAAAATGTTCGACGGATTCGCTCCATTTGGACCTGCCATTGTCAGCAAAGAGGTCACTGGAACCCCCGACTCACTCCAGATTTACGCCAAGCTCAATGGCGACAATCTAGTACAAAACGAATCCACTGGCGACATGATTTTCAACGTCCCGGCTGCCGTCTCCTTCCTCAGTCAAGGCACAACTCTTCTTCCTGGCGATGTTATCTTCATGGGCACACCCTCCGGCGTCGGAATGGGCCGAAGCCCACCTGTCTGGCTCAAAAATGGCGACGTTGTCGAAGTCGGCCTGAGCAAAGTTGGCTCCATTGTCAATAAAGTTGTTTTCGAGGACCAGCGAGCTAAACTCTAG
- the MTC5 gene encoding Mtc5p (Subunit of the SEA (Seh1-associated) complex; SEA is a coatomer-related complex that associates dynamically with the vacuole; has N-terminal WD-40 repeats and a C-terminal RING motif; mtc5 is synthetically sick with cdc13-1; relative distribution to vacuolar membrane punctae decreases upon DNA replication stress; GO_component: GO:0035859 - Seh1-associated complex [Evidence IDA] [PMID 21454883]; GO_component: GO:0097042 - extrinsic component of fungal-type vacuolar membrane [Evidence IDA] [PMID 21454883]; GO_component: GO:0000329 - fungal-type vacuole membrane [Evidence IDA] [PMID 14562095]; GO_component: GO:0000329 - fungal-type vacuole membrane [Evidence IDA] [PMID 22842922]; GO_component: GO:0016020 - membrane [Evidence IEA]; GO_component: GO:0005774 - vacuolar membrane [Evidence IEA]; GO_component: GO:0005773 - vacuole [Evidence IEA]; GO_function: GO:0003674 - molecular_function [Evidence ND]; GO_process: GO:0008150 - biological_process [Evidence ND]; GO_process: GO:0015031 - protein transport [Evidence IEA]; GO_process: GO:0006810 - transport [Evidence IEA]) yields MLTSRSGLFVIDLDDPFSPPRWLHHRTSWEVADVQWCPHAFRPYSVISTSNQKALVWNLAMSSDCAVEHVLHGHKRAITDINFHSAEPDIIATCSVDSRVNVWDLRDPSKPTTTFADWNVGASQVKWNRLNPFVLASCHDRNVYLWDTRKGSIPLHTIRAHDSKVNSIDFSRTCESKILTCSNDHTVKGWDYKLNDEQPDITIKTDFPIWRARHTPFGSGCVIMPLRGGNNSVFLTNLQDMAGEHYLDSSFEFKGHTEPVKEFVWRSRGGEGDIDDREFQLVTWSKDHDLRLWPVEDRTLESANFKRGAKLTMRITRKGARYETYHNEPNVRSLRTYNKGLNTTGGLPATRTPFGLSPSSAGKRGSEFGGRQHGSHHHHQHHHRHHHHHHHNAHNRRTGAPVKDTRTGFMTRATKTNFYNHNINNNSHLDWIAGVRMGRAAFDPPFDTSIRSDYFLGGDSSNPGNLGEEVSIVGHKFPKVRFEKISVSTGECIITLKAPWGDTESDLVFVRIHVLFPVDYPFSPPKFRVEEDDSFGEGKYELIKEEVAKIAELLASHGKYCLELCLRFLLGEKVSLEELERQEIEKHIEDDTGEVGIAGRFSFGEDGEELPDLTNEFIGSSSDDDLDDEDIATHRLIIHEKSPEADDLTYSDRDGGVEGGLKVTQQISETSKVLFDSTPVPKGCGAVWSKSGELVCFFIGKSAMKSTVSRQLSTRFPEKGLSQMLSFRDDSGDSDSSDSFESDSDLLDNDGVLDQHYYGLLATGKLRNTLRFRQASSKIDSSAPVSNSGGSQRGIPEKKMNVVRILDFKHLIPSRQDMAAEYKVLGAPPGVLAKWNRQVAEKYGCHQIAYCWSLIELIIGANLEVYKHAHTLSKAGNVSTSLMNLLPPSYVADPKKSQIALPSAATSLATATKLSTDINFDWGQHPFRRRWLVEELFRYFELEQNTQMLAHMSCILSGSSTIDDHNMVSSDSAASGLVMPHAIKSPFAHDLLWREGGPGSATAGGSGSGYFSPIFFSNYPNSSHVGGHSPTSVSSLVSASPEKHIGGFRNFVSIPSTPHYRSHVQSRDMSSTSSKQMVLPNHYNTNSGYATANNSVKSVPGKLARFDSDNDLHLGLMFNRSGINTQLPSRNSVVGSETSKPEPASTPSYLPSVRVEILNEEFLDFTEQFPRPFPDQFLTAGNKPPAVLLPAPSQPPQLLDPNKTEKFIAYRDQYATMLYSWGLQVERLEILKFNYTLPGGLQAVRRPSIFDKFHCAYIQFRTMRQLEDFELVNTTDMSLNRSYARTCHYCKLMIKTRFFQCINCEHIQHADCGVEWFVSNGEKECPSGCGCACLDYL; encoded by the coding sequence ATGTTAACTAGTCGGTCGGGACTGTTTGTGATAGACTTGGACGACCCGTTTTCGCCACCGAGATGGCTTCACCACAGGACTTCGTGGGAGGTGGCAGATGTGCAATGGTGTCCTCATGCGTTCAGACCGTACTCGGTGATATCGACGTCGAATCAGAAGGCGCTGGTATGGAATCTGGCCATGTCGTCGGACTGTGCAGTCGAACATGTTCTTCATGGCCATAAGAGAGCCattactgatatcaattTTCATTCTGCAGAGCCTGATATAATCGCCACGTGCTCAGTGGATAGTAGAGTCAATGTTTGGGACTTGCGAGACCCGTCAAAGCCTACTACGACATTTGCTGACTGGAACGTGGGTGCTTCACAGGTGAAATGGAATCGTCTGAATCCTTTTGTTCTTGCTTCCTGTCACGACAGAAACGTTTATTTATGGGATACACGCAAAGGGTCGATTCCACTGCATACGATTCGTGCACATGACTCGAAGGTCaactcaattgatttcAGTAGGACCTGTGAGAGCAAGATATTGACATGCTCGAATGACCATACAGTCAAAGGATGGGATTATAAACTGAACGACGAACAGCCCGATATCACAATCAAGACAGATTTTCCCATTTGGAGAGCCCGTCATACGCCGTTTGGCAGTGGATGTGTTATTATGCCTTTAAGAGGAGGTAATAATAGTGTATTCTTAACAAACTTACAGGATATGGCTGGAGAACACTATTTAGATTCTAGTTTCGAGTTTAAAGGACACACAGAGCCGGTTAAGGAGTTTGTATGGCGGTCTCGTGGAGGGGAAGGTGATATTGATGACCGTGAGTTCCAACTGGTTACCTGGTCAAAAGACCATGACTTGAGACTCTGGCCTGTAGAAGACAGAACTCTTGAATCAGCCAATTTTAAACGTGGAGCCAAATTGACTATGAGAATAACTAGAAAAGGTGCCAGATATGAAACCTATCATAACGAGCCAAATGTACGAAGTCTTCGTACTTATAACAAGGGCTTGAATACGACAGGGGGACTTCCGGCTACTCGTACCCCATTTGGCCTTTCTCCTAGTAGTGCTGGAAAACGAGGTTCGGAGTTTGGTGGCCGTCAACATGGatctcatcaccatcaccaacatcatcatcgtcaccaccatcaccatcatcacaATGCACACAATCGTAGAACAGGAGCTCCTGTTAAGGACACACGAACAGGGTTCATGACAAGAGCAACTAAAACTAACTTTTATAACCATAACATTAACAATAACTCGCATCTCGACTGGATTGCTGGTGTTCGTATGGGTAGAGCTGCATTTGATCCTCCATTTGACACCAGCATAAGATCTGATTACTTTTTGGGCGGCGATTCATCCAATCCAGGTAATCTCGGCGAAGAAGTTAGTATAGTAGGACACAAATTCCCGAAAGTCAGGTTTGAGAAAATCTCGGTTTCGACTGGCGAGTGTATTATCACGCTTAAAGCACCATGGGGAGATACCGAATCGGACCTGGTGTTTGTTAGAATCCATGTGCTATTTCCAGTGGATTATCCAttttcaccaccaaaatttagagtggaagaagatgattcATTTGGAGAGGGGAAGTACGAGTTAATCAAGGAGGAGGTTGCGAAAATAGCCGAATTGCTGGCGTCACACGGAAAATACTGTTTAGAATTATGTCTTAGATTTCTTCTCGGTGAAAAGGTATCCCTAGAAGAACTGGAGCGCCAAGAGATTGAGAAGCATATAGAAGACGACACTGGTGAAGTTGGAATTGCCGGTCGATTTTCGTTCGGTGAGGATGGCGAAGAACTTCCTGATCTCACTAATGAGTTTATAGGCTCTTCAAGCGACGACGACCTGGACGACGAGGATATCGCCACACATAGATTAATAATCCACGAAAAAAGCCCTGAAGCAGATGATCTGACTTATAGTGACCGAGATGGCGGAGTAGAAGGAGGACTCAAAGTGACTCAGCAGATATCGGAGACGTCTAAAGTTCTATTTGATAGCACACCTGTGCCGAAAGGATGTGGAGCTGTATGGTCAAAGAGTGGTGAGTTGGTATGCTTCTTCATTGGAAAATCAGCGATGAAGTCTACAGTTTCCAGACAGCTATCAACAAGATTCCCTGAGAAGGGTCTCAGTCAGATGCTTAGTTTCCGCGATGACAGTGGTGATAGTGACAGTTCAGACAGTTTTGAAAGCGATTCTGATTTGTTGGACAACGACGGTGTTTTAGACCAGCATTACTATGGCCTACTTGCTACAGGAAAACTAAGAAATACTCTGCGATTCAGACAAGCTTCTAGCAAGATAGACAGCAGTGCACCTGTTTCGAACTCGGGTGGATCTCAACGTGGAATtcctgaaaagaaaatgaacgTGGTGAGAATACTCGATTTCAAGCATTTGATCCCCTCTCGACAAGATATGGCTGCCGAGTATAAGGTATTAGGTGCACCGCCAGGAGTGCTAGCTAAATGGAACCGACAAGTAGCCGAAAAGTATGGATGTCATCAGATTGCTTACTGCTGGTCTCTCATCGAACTGATTATAGGTGCCAACCTTGAAGTGTATAAACATGCTCATACGTTGTCAAAGGCAGGAAATGTCAGCACTTCATTAATGAACCTATTACCACCGTCATATGTTGCAGATCCAAAGAAATCACAGATAGCATTGCCCAGTGCAGCTACATCGCTGGCAACCGCTACAAAATTATCAACAGATATTAACTTTGACTGGGGTCAGCATCCGTTTCGTCGGCGATGGCTCGTAGAAGAGCTGTTCCGATATTTCGAGTTAGAACAGAACACCCAGATGCTGGCGCATATGTCTTGTATTTTGTCTGGTAGTAGCACCATTGATGACCATAACATGGTTTCTTCTGACAGTGCAGCCAGTGGGCTTGTAATGCCACATGCTATTAAGAGCCCATTCGCTCATGATTTGCTATGGCGAGAGGGGGGACCCGGTTCTGCAACTGCTGGCggtagtggtagtggttATTTCTCACCAATATTCTTTTCCAATTACCCGAATTCTAGTCATGTGGGTGGCCATTCGCCAACATCGGTGTCGAGTCTAGTTTCTGCATCACCTGAGAAGCATATCGGAGGGTTCCGCAACTTTGTTAGTATACCATCCACACCACACTACCGATCTCATGTTCAATCACGAGACATGTCGTCTACCAGTTCCAAACAAATGGTACTACCAAACCACTATAATACTAACAGTGGATACGCTACTGCTAACAACAGCGTCAAGAGTGTTCCAGGAAAGCTAGCACGTTTTGATAGCGATAATGATTTGCACCTGGGACTCATGTTTAATCGAAGCGGGATTAATACACAGCTACCGAGCAGAAATAGTGTTGTTGGAAGTGAGACTAGTAAACCTGAGCCAGCAAGCACCCCGTCATACTTGCCGTCAGTACGGGTAGAGATTCTTAATGAAGAGTTCCTGGATTTTACCGAGCAGTTTCCTCGTCCTTTTCCTGACCAGTTTTTAACAGCTGGTAACAAACCACCTGCTGTACTACTACCAGCTCCTTCACAACCGCCTCAACTTCTTGATCCCAACAAAACCGAAAAGTTCATAGCATATCGAGATCAATATGCTACGATGCTATACTCCTGGGGTTTACAAGTAGAGAGATTGGAAATTCTCAAATTTAACTATACGTTGCCAGGAGGTCTCCAAGCAGTTCGAAGACCCTCTATTTTCGACAAGTTCCACTGTGCATATATTCAATTCCGAACAATGCGCCAGTTAGAAGACTTTGAGCTCGTCAACACCACAGATATGTCGCTTAACCGTAGCTACGCCCGAACCTGCCATTACTGTAAACTCATGATCAAAACGCGATTCTTCCAGTGCATCAACTGCGAGCATATCCAGCACGCAGACTGCGGAGTCGAGTGGTTCGTGAGCAATGGTGAGAAAGAGTGTCCAAGTGGTTGTGGATGTGCATGTTTggattatttataa